AAATCAACCATCATCCAAGCCCTACTCAAAGAAAACCCCGAGTTTTATTTTTCCATCTCATGCACCACTAGAGCTCCTAGACCAGGCGATGAAGAAGGAAAAACATATTATTTTTTAACCATACCTGAATTCCAAAAAAAAATAGCGGATGGCGATTTTTATGAATGGGCTGAGGTCCATGGTAATTTTTATGGAACACCAAAAGCTCCCATATTAGATGCAATCAAGGAACACCGAGTGGCCCTTATGGATTTGGATGTACAAGGTGCTAAATCAGTGAAAGAGTTAAGGCCTGAATCTGTGACCATTTTCATTGAACCCCCAAGCCGTGAGATTTGGATCGAACGCCTCATTAGGCGAGGAACCGATTCCCAAACGAGCATTGAAAAACGGATAGAAAATGGGATTCATGAATTAGATGAAGCGCCTAGTTTTGATTATGTGGTTGTGAATGATAAATTAGAAGATGCCATCACAGAAGTGAAGGCCATTCTTTGTGGAACAAAATCGAAACTATAGGTAAAATAACACGAACTAAAAAGTTATCTAAATTTTGACTTAAGGTTCGTCGTTTTCCTCATCAATACTTTTTCCATAGTTTGGTACATTTTTAGCACCTGCATCGAGCCATTTATTGGAAATAACAGATCGCCTTTCTGCTGGGAATAAAGTGAGTAGGTATGTGGTGATGGTTTGCCTACCGTCTTCCTCTGCATCCCGGTCCATTTGTTCAAACACTTCGATAATATCATAATCAGGCCAATTGATGAGCATATCTCTTGCCGATTCTGGTGGCATGTTTGCTACTTTGTTTGCGAGGACTTTTACTTTTTCAGCACGGGCATTGTCTTTTCTTGCTTTCTCCGCTATTTCTTTTTCTTTTCGCTGGATGCCCTCTTTGAGTTCTTCAAGACGTTCTTTGTCTGCATTGAGAGATGATGATTTTTCTTCTAACTCACGTTTCATTTGTTCGAGTTCTTCTCGGTCAGCAATGAGGCGTTCTTTTGCTTTTTCCATTTCTAACTTTTCTAACTCAGTAGGTGAGAGCAAGTCTTGGTTCACAAGTCCCGCTTGTTTTTTGAGAAAGGGTAGGTAATCTTCGGCGTTGATCACTTGGAAGTAATCAAAAACAAAAAATCCAATCGCTATCAGAAAAAAAATAAGTACTATTAAAAAGAAGGATCTTGTGTTGTCCGTTACACTTGCCATTATGATTTGCCTTGTCCTAAGTAATATTTTTCATAAAAATCGCGGAGAGTTTTAAAGTCAGATGCGAGTTCATCTCCACCATCTTCTCTATTCAAAATTTTGAATGTTCTTGGAATTTTTTTAGAAGCCTTGGGTCCATAAGTTTCAAATGAATCGAATAATGACTGTTTGTTTAAATGAAAATTGAATTCCTCAACTTCCCTTCGTTCCAAACGATTTCTCTTTTTTTTCCATTCGAGGAACCGTTTATCTTTTAAAACTTCGATGACTTTTTTATTCATCCGAGCAACCATCACATCTTTCCGAACCAAATTGACTTCTTCCGTTTGATTTGAGATCCTGTAGTCTAATTCTTCATTCCTACGGATAAGGCCTTTGATATATTGTTCAATGGACAAATAATCAGTTAAACTAGTTCCAACTTTGGCAGAAGAAAGTATGGCATCATAAGAAGATTCAATTTCCTTTACATTGTTTTCTTTTTCTGAAATCAAGGTATTGAGTTTGGAAACAACGAGGGACAAACGGCGGATTTCTTCCTCTTCTTTTAGGCCCCGCAGCTTTAAAACCGTTTCCAAACTAAAGCGAAATCGTTTCACAGCTGTCTATTTCTTCGGTTCTAAATAATTTTTGTACTCTTTTTTACTCGTATTTTTAAAAAAATACGTAAAACTTGGAATATTGTCCCATAAATACTTACATTTCATCCTATTCTTTTGGAGCCAAGTTTTAGGTCTTTTCTCCCCAGTTTTTGCTACCTCCCTTGATGAGTTAGTGCAAACCAGTGGTGGAACCCCCATCCATTTGGAGGGGGACTGGGAATTTTATCCCCGCGTATTTTTATCTGAGCCGGAACGAGAAAAAACAGAACCTGAGCACCTAACCGTACCTGGGATTTGGAATTCCGTACTAGGTTCTGGGCAAGGTTATGGCACTTACCGCCTTGTTTTGACAAAACCAAACTATGTGGAAAAAGACCAAGTATTTGGTATCAAAATTTTAGATGTGGCCACAGCTTCTCGAGTGTATTGGAATGGGAAACTTCTTGGCTCGTCTGGGTCGGTTGGCAAAACAAAAGAAACTTCTGATCCTTCTTATGAATTCCAGTTTTATCCCTTACCTTGGCAGGAAGGTCAGAACGAACTTTTCATTGAAATTTCCAATTTCCATCATTCCAAGGGAGGGATGTGGGAACCACCTTACTTTGGTGAGTGGAACAAATTGTATAAGGAAAGTGAAGCTGACCTTGCTTCATCGTTGTTCTTAGCTGGTTCTGTTTTTATCATTGCGTTATACCATTTCGGATTGTTTTACTTTCGGCGAACAGACAAAGGGAATTTATTGTTTGGATTTGCTGCTTTGCTCTTAGCACTTCGGACTTTGTTTACTGGGGAAAGATTTGTATTCAATGAACTTTCTCCCATGATTACTTGGAATTTGTGTTTACGTATTGAATACTTTACGTTTTACATTTCCCCTTATTTGTTCTTTGCATTCTTTCGAGAGTTTTATCCAAAATATTATCCAAAATGGATGAATCGATTACTTCTTTTCCCAACACTTTTATTCATAAGTTTTTTGTTAGTTTTACCAACAGAAATTTATACAGAACTGAATAGTTATTACCAAATTGTTTTTTTGTTTGGGATATTGATGATTTTACAAGGAGTGTTCCGAGCTGCAATACGCAGAGAAGAAAGTGGATTATTGTTTTTGTTCGGAATTTGTACTGTGGCTATTGCAGCTTTCGTTGATTTATTAAACGCAAACCAAATTTTTTATTCCGTGGAAGCAATTCCGATAGGGATTTTTGTATTTATACTTGTCCAATCACTCACACTCTCTAGACGGTTTAGTCGTGCTTTTTCCGAAGTGGAAACATTATCAAAACGATTATTAGCTCTCGATAAACTAAAAGATGAGTTTTTAGCAAATACATCTCATGAATTAAAAACGCCACTCAACGGAATCATTGGTATCGCCGAATCAATGTTTGACGGTATTGGTGGGAAACTCAACCAAGAACAAAGGCAAAATTTGGGAATGATTGTGAGTTCTGGAAAACGATTGTCTTCTCTTGTGGATGATATTTTGGATTTTTCTAAAATGAAAAACCGTGATTTGGATTTGGACTTAAAGGCGATTGACCTCCACCAAATATCTGACTTTGTTCTTGTGATCTCACGGCCATTGTATGTGACTAAAAATCTAACAGTCAGGAATAATGTACCCATTGATTTTCCACCGATCCTTGGTGATGAAGCAAGGCTCCAACAAATCCTTTTTAATATAATAGGAAATGCGATTAAGTTCACAGAGAAAGGAAGGATTGAAGTCTCATGTGAAATTGTGGATAAAATGGCTGTTGTTTCCATCCGTGATACGGGAATCGGAATCCCAAAAGATAAATTTGGAGATATTTTCCGATCCTTTGAACAAGTGGATTCTTCCACCACACGTAAGTTTGGTGGGACAGGGCTTGGTCTTGCAATTTCCAAACGATTGGTTGAACTCCATGGTGGGAGTATTTGGGTAGATTCTACACCCGGGCAAGGGTCATTATTTTCTTTTTCTCTCCCTCTTGCAAGAGAAGGCGAAATTCCTATGGAAAAACCACAAATGAAAAAAGTCGATATGTGGTTTGGAGGAGATAATTTTGATTTTGAACCAATCGAAAATACAGAAGAAGAATATGATGGAGAAAAACTAAAAGTCATTGTTGTGGATGATGAACCCATCAATCGACAAGTTTTAAAAAATCATTTAACACTCATTGGTTGTGATGTGAGTGAAGCTGCGAATGGTGTGGATGCAATTCGTTTGGTTCGGGATGAAGGTCCTTTTGAACTTATGGTACTTGATATCATGATGCCAGGAATGAGTGGTTATGATGTATGTACAGTTTTACGAGAATCCTATTCTTTATACCAACTTCCTATTTTATTTTTAACGGCAAAAAACCAAATTGCTGATATCATTGCTGCTTTGGAAGCAGGAGGGAATGATTATTTAGCAAAACCATTCGACAAACGTGAATTAATCTCTCGTGCCAAAAACTTAATTACTTTAAAAAAAGCCGTTGAAGAACAAAACAAATTCATCGCCATTCAAAACGAATTGGGTTTAGCAAGAAAACTCCAGTATTCCATTCTCCCTGAAGAAGCACCCAATGTTGTTGGGATCAAAACAGAATTTTATTATGAGCCAATGGACAGCATCGGTGGGGATTTTTTTGATTTTCATGCCATCTCAGAAACTGAGTTAGGTGTCCTCATTGCCGACGTATCAGGTCATGGAATCCCAGCGGCCCTTGTGTCTGCGATGTTAAAAATTGCATTTTCCACTCAGGTGCGACTTGCCAAAGAACCAGCCCAACTTTTAAACCAAATCAATGCAACTCTCCTTGGAAAAATGAAGGGAGCTTTTGTAACGGCTTCTTATATTTATATCAACTTGGAAACAAAAGAGATGGTGCATGCACGTTGTGGACACCCTCCACTCATTCTCAACAGAAAAGGGGAATCCAAAGCAAGACTTAGTATGCCTCAAGGGAAACTCATCGGTTGGATCCCTGAGCTTGATATCCAAGAAGACCTTATCAAAATCCAATCAGGGGATCGAATTGTATTGTATACTGATGGGATCACAGAAGCTACAAATGTAGAAAAAGAAATGATAGGTCAGGAAAATTGGGAGTCCATGTTACATAGGTATAGTGGATACCCAGTGATGGAATCCAAACGATTGTTACTTGAAAAGATCAAAGAGTTTACAGGGAATAGAACTCCAGATGATGACGTAACACTTGTGATTTTGGAAATAGAGTAAAAGAATCAATTCAATCAATAAAGAATCAATAAAACCAACTAAAAATCATCGTCCATTCTACTGGATGATTGTAAAATCTGTTCGAGTTTTTTCAGTGCTTCGTTGTATGAAGATTTTTCCTCAATCCTTTGTCGTAAATAATCATCAATCTGCGATTTTTTATCTATTGCCATATCAATTTTTTCATCAGCACCTCTAACATAGGCATTGAGTAATATGATATCTTCAGAATTTTTATACTTTGAAATGAGTTCTCGGACAATAGATGATCTCATATAGTGATCTTCGTTTACGATTTTTTGCATCAACCTAGAAAGTGAGGAAGGAACATCTATCGCAGGGTAATGGCTTTGTTCAGCTAGTTTTCTTGTTAAGACAATATGACCGTCAATGAATCCTCGAACCTTGTCTGCCACAATATCATCCATATCATCTTCAGCGTCTGTTAATACTGTATAAAATCCTGTAATTGATCCACCGTTATGTGAGGTTCCGGCTCGTTCTACAAGTTTTGCCATTTTGGTAAAAACACTGGAAGCATATCCTTTTGTGACAACAGGTTCTCCAATAGATAGTTCGCGTAAGGCTTCTGCATACCTAGTGAGCGAGTCCATATACAAATTCACTGACATTCCTTTTTCACGGAAGTATTCGGCCGCTGAACAAGCAAGGTTTGCACAACTCACTTGTTCCATTTTGGAAGAATCGGAAGTTGCTACAAACACAACTGATCTTGCCAATGCTTCCTTCCCAAGTTCCACTTGCAAAAATTCATTTACCTCACGGCCCCTTTCACCAATGAGAGCAACAACGTTGACATCGGCGTTCGTATAACGCGCGATCATCCCAAGTAAGCTGGATTTACCAACTCCTGATCCAGAAAAAATTCCAATCCTTTGCCCACGCCCAACAGTCAACATACCATCAATGGCACGAACTCCTGTTTCTAAAATTTCTGTAATGGGTGGGCGATCGAGTGGGTTTAAAAACCTTGGTTCTGATGCCCGCTCCTCTTTCGTGATGAGGATTCCTTTGCTATCGATTGGTTTTCCTAATCCGTTTAATACTCTTCCTAAAAGTTCAGGTCCTGCGTTTAAAGTGATTTGCCTTCCTGAGGAAAACACAAATGCATGTGGGAAAATTTCTTGTGTATCACCTAGCGGCATTAAGGTGTAAAGATGATCTTTGAATCCAACGAGTACGCAAGGCAAATACCCTTTGTCCGATCCACGTTCTACTTCTAAAATTTCCCCTACTTTAGAATCGGGGGGACCTTGTGAATAAATGACATTGCCCACAACAGAAACAACAACCCCACTTTTTCGAATGGGTTCGATTTTTTCGACGACATTCAGGTATTTTGAAATGGCATCGATTTGTTCTGTGAATTTTTTTTCGATCATGGGGTCTTTTCACTCATCCAATCATGTGACATAATTAAATCAAGCGAATTGAGACCCCGAATGCCTCTAATCTACTCTTAGCGGCAGAGTTTGATTTGGTCGAGATTGGAAATTTGTTTTGGGGTCGTGAGTTTTTTCCCAAGTTTTACATTCCCACCTTCTGTTAAAGAAGCCGACTCGTACGCCCATTTTCCAAAATTTGTCGAAATGGTGTAACAATCAGGAAAGGTTTTGGTTTCGACCAATTGGTTTCCATTCCAAACCAAAATGCGGTCAGGAGTTCGGACGTAGAGTTTGTCACCTTGTTCTGCCCAACGGATCCCATAAAGGGGAAGGGCTGTCCAAAAACTGAGTGGGTAAGTTTGCACTTTTTTGTCGGATGTTTGTAAAATCGAAAGTTCGAATTCTGTAAATTCATCATCTTTTGTGGGGCTTGCTGTGATGAGGGCCACTAAATTTCCATTAGGAGAAGGTGCCATTTGGAAAATGATTTTTTTCTCAGGGTTTGCTGGATAAGAAAAGGCTCCACCTACTTCTGGATAAATGGAAAGAGTTTGGTTGAGGGTGCCATATTCGTCATCTTTTCCGTATAACACAAATAAAGTGTTCGATTTTGTATGATAAAAAATTCCGTCTCCCAAAGACCATGATGGAAGGTCCCACTCACGAAGGATCTTTCCACCAGTAACACCGTTCTCCACCAATTTGATTTTGCTTTTGTAGTTTCGTTTGTCTGAGGTTCCATTGAGTGGATTCCAAGAATCTTTTTCTTGGAAGTGGACTGTTAGTATAAGGTTTTGGTTCGGATCATTACTAGGAGAAATTTCTTCGGGCAACTGGGCATCGCGCCAGATGAGTTGTGAACATCCAAATAGAATAAAAAGAAAGAGGGGAATGATCGTTTTCATAGGAGATGAGGATATGATGGTTGTGAGTGTCTGTAAACAAAAAAGGGGACCTATTGCCCCCTCTCAGTTAGAAAAGTGAAACGAAACGGAATTATTTTCCTTTTTTCGCTTTTGCTTTTTCTTTATTTTTTTGGTCGATTTCTGCTCTATGTGTGTCGCAAAGTCTGTAAAGAATTCCTGTTACCGGGTTTTTACGAGTTACTTTTGTACCACAAACGATGCATAGACCTTGTGCTCTTCTTCTTTTGTAAAGTTGTTGAACTCTCTCCGCTCCAGATGCTTTGTACTTAGAGATTTGGATTCTGAATCCTTTGAAAAGGTAATTCCCAATCGACTTCTCTGGGTCCTTTTTAAGATCATCTGCAATTTTGTCGATTTGTCCTGGGCCTACTTTTTGTGGTTCCATAGCTTTCTTTTTCCTTTAAACTTATTTTATATTTTTTTTGACGAAGGGATATCCCTTGGCCTAACAAGAGTATCTCTCTACTTTCCAAAAAATTCAAGATATTTTTTTCATCGAATAACAATTTTTTGATGTTTTGCGAAGTCTTTTTTCTAAAACGTTTGATAGGTGATAATTAGTTTTTGATCAATTTGATTTGGATTGCTTTTGGAAAACTTGGACAAGTTTCAACACAAAGACCACATCCAGTACAACTTGATTGTGCAAAAACAGGCAAATTCCCTTTAAATTTAACGGTTTTTTCGATTGGGCATGTAACAAAACAAGCATTACAGGTTGCTTCACCAGTTTTTTCATTGATACAAAACTCTTTTAAGAGTTTCGCCTTACCAAACTTTGGTGTAGTATCGGACATTTCGTACGGTATTAATGCCTCTTCTGGACAGGCATTAATACATGGCCAATCCGTACAAAGGTGGCAAGCTTTTGCATTGGGATCAAAATGAGGGAATGATTTTTCAGAATCTGTTGCTGTAACAGGGAATAAGACGGCATAGGGGCAAGAAAAAATACATTCATTACACCCAGTACACAAAGAAAAAAAATTTGAACTAGCCCCAGGAGGTAAGGATAGAGTTTGAAACATTTTGGTTTTGCGTTTCCGAACAACTGTCGGTTTGATGTTTTGGTTAGGTTTGGACTTTTTCTTAGATGGTTTTTTCTTTTGGTTTGGTGTTTTTTGTGAACGAGGTTTTGGGTCTGTTTCTTCCTGCCATATTTCTTTGATGGATTCAGTGATTTCGTCCGCCTTCGTAAAGGTGAATTGGAAAACGGATTTAAACCCTTCTCGGAACAGATCCTTTCGTTTCATTTAACTGGAGATTCTTTCGATTTGTGCCCCAAGAGACCTTAACCTAGTATCAATGGACTCAAAACCTCGGTCAATTTGAACGATGTTATGGATTTCACTTTGTCCTTCTGCACAAAGGGCAGCAATGATCATCGCCATCCCGGCACGTATGTCTGGACTTGCGACCCTTTGCCCATACAACCGATTGGCACCAATGACAATGGCCCGGTGCGGGTCACATAGGATGATTTGGGCACCCATGGCGATGATGTTATCAACAAAGAATAACCTGGATTCAAACAATTTTTCATGGATGAGGACAGTACCTTTGCACTGTGTTGCTGTCACAAGGGCAACAGACGTCATATCCGCAGGAAATCCTGGCCAAGGTGCATCGTCAATTTTGGGAGTGGCTCCATGGTAATCAGGAATGATTTCCATTTTTTGGTCTGAAGGGACAAGAATTCCAGTTTCAGTAGGGCGCACTTCAATTCCAAGCCTTGAATAAACCATTCGGATCATACGAATGTCTTCTAGGTTAACATCAGTTATGTGGATTTCGCCACCTGTAACAGCTGCTAAGCTAATAAAAGATCCAACTTCTAAATAATCCGAACCAATACGGTGTTTGAGGCATCCCTCTGGAGAAGAAAGAGAAGTTACACCTGTGATTGTTAGGTGGTTTGTTCCAACCCCTTCAATTTTGGCACCAGCCGCTAGTAAAAATCGGCAAAGTCCCTGTACATGTGGTTCTGAGGCTGCATTACGGATGGTTGTGGTACCTTCGGCAAATACGGCTGCCATTACCGCATTTTCCGTTGCAGTCACAGAAGCTTCATCGAGTAGGATGTCTTTACCAAAAAGTCTGTCCGCAGTGATCATATAACCATCTGGGAAAACTTCAATTTTGGCACCTAAGGCTTCTAGGGCAAGGAGGTGGGTGTCCATACGACGACGTCCAATTTTATCCCCACCAGGTTTTGGCAAAAAAACTCGTCCTGTTCGTGCTAAGATGGGTCCTGCCAAAGTCACGGCCCCACGGAGTTGGGAACAAAGTTCATAAGGTAAATCCGATTTCACTGGATTTTTTTTCTGAAAGAGGTAGGATCCTTTTGTATCAAGTGAGGTGATTTCGACCCCAATGTGGCGGAGGACATCCATGAGTTTTTGGACATCAGCAATTTCGGGAAGGTTTTCTAGGATCACATCTCCTTCCCATAAGAGTAAGGCCCCGAGGAGTGGAAGGGCTTCGTTTTTATTTCCTTGCGGAACAATTGTCCCGTGGAGTGGATTT
The sequence above is a segment of the Leptospira sp. WS39.C2 genome. Coding sequences within it:
- a CDS encoding guanylate kinase yields the protein MKAVPNLYIISSVAGGGKSTIIQALLKENPEFYFSISCTTRAPRPGDEEGKTYYFLTIPEFQKKIADGDFYEWAEVHGNFYGTPKAPILDAIKEHRVALMDLDVQGAKSVKELRPESVTIFIEPPSREIWIERLIRRGTDSQTSIEKRIENGIHELDEAPSFDYVVVNDKLEDAITEVKAILCGTKSKL
- a CDS encoding flagellar protein FlbB — its product is MASVTDNTRSFFLIVLIFFLIAIGFFVFDYFQVINAEDYLPFLKKQAGLVNQDLLSPTELEKLEMEKAKERLIADREELEQMKRELEEKSSSLNADKERLEELKEGIQRKEKEIAEKARKDNARAEKVKVLANKVANMPPESARDMLINWPDYDIIEVFEQMDRDAEEDGRQTITTYLLTLFPAERRSVISNKWLDAGAKNVPNYGKSIDEENDEP
- the fliJ gene encoding flagellar export protein FliJ — protein: MKRFRFSLETVLKLRGLKEEEEIRRLSLVVSKLNTLISEKENNVKEIESSYDAILSSAKVGTSLTDYLSIEQYIKGLIRRNEELDYRISNQTEEVNLVRKDVMVARMNKKVIEVLKDKRFLEWKKKRNRLERREVEEFNFHLNKQSLFDSFETYGPKASKKIPRTFKILNREDGGDELASDFKTLRDFYEKYYLGQGKS
- a CDS encoding SpoIIE family protein phosphatase, yielding MYSFLLVFLKKYVKLGILSHKYLHFILFFWSQVLGLFSPVFATSLDELVQTSGGTPIHLEGDWEFYPRVFLSEPEREKTEPEHLTVPGIWNSVLGSGQGYGTYRLVLTKPNYVEKDQVFGIKILDVATASRVYWNGKLLGSSGSVGKTKETSDPSYEFQFYPLPWQEGQNELFIEISNFHHSKGGMWEPPYFGEWNKLYKESEADLASSLFLAGSVFIIALYHFGLFYFRRTDKGNLLFGFAALLLALRTLFTGERFVFNELSPMITWNLCLRIEYFTFYISPYLFFAFFREFYPKYYPKWMNRLLLFPTLLFISFLLVLPTEIYTELNSYYQIVFLFGILMILQGVFRAAIRREESGLLFLFGICTVAIAAFVDLLNANQIFYSVEAIPIGIFVFILVQSLTLSRRFSRAFSEVETLSKRLLALDKLKDEFLANTSHELKTPLNGIIGIAESMFDGIGGKLNQEQRQNLGMIVSSGKRLSSLVDDILDFSKMKNRDLDLDLKAIDLHQISDFVLVISRPLYVTKNLTVRNNVPIDFPPILGDEARLQQILFNIIGNAIKFTEKGRIEVSCEIVDKMAVVSIRDTGIGIPKDKFGDIFRSFEQVDSSTTRKFGGTGLGLAISKRLVELHGGSIWVDSTPGQGSLFSFSLPLAREGEIPMEKPQMKKVDMWFGGDNFDFEPIENTEEEYDGEKLKVIVVDDEPINRQVLKNHLTLIGCDVSEAANGVDAIRLVRDEGPFELMVLDIMMPGMSGYDVCTVLRESYSLYQLPILFLTAKNQIADIIAALEAGGNDYLAKPFDKRELISRAKNLITLKKAVEEQNKFIAIQNELGLARKLQYSILPEEAPNVVGIKTEFYYEPMDSIGGDFFDFHAISETELGVLIADVSGHGIPAALVSAMLKIAFSTQVRLAKEPAQLLNQINATLLGKMKGAFVTASYIYINLETKEMVHARCGHPPLILNRKGESKARLSMPQGKLIGWIPELDIQEDLIKIQSGDRIVLYTDGITEATNVEKEMIGQENWESMLHRYSGYPVMESKRLLLEKIKEFTGNRTPDDDVTLVILEIE
- a CDS encoding FliI/YscN family ATPase, with translation MIEKKFTEQIDAISKYLNVVEKIEPIRKSGVVVSVVGNVIYSQGPPDSKVGEILEVERGSDKGYLPCVLVGFKDHLYTLMPLGDTQEIFPHAFVFSSGRQITLNAGPELLGRVLNGLGKPIDSKGILITKEERASEPRFLNPLDRPPITEILETGVRAIDGMLTVGRGQRIGIFSGSGVGKSSLLGMIARYTNADVNVVALIGERGREVNEFLQVELGKEALARSVVFVATSDSSKMEQVSCANLACSAAEYFREKGMSVNLYMDSLTRYAEALRELSIGEPVVTKGYASSVFTKMAKLVERAGTSHNGGSITGFYTVLTDAEDDMDDIVADKVRGFIDGHIVLTRKLAEQSHYPAIDVPSSLSRLMQKIVNEDHYMRSSIVRELISKYKNSEDIILLNAYVRGADEKIDMAIDKKSQIDDYLRQRIEEKSSYNEALKKLEQILQSSSRMDDDF
- a CDS encoding 4Fe-4S binding protein — its product is MKRKDLFREGFKSVFQFTFTKADEITESIKEIWQEETDPKPRSQKTPNQKKKPSKKKSKPNQNIKPTVVRKRKTKMFQTLSLPPGASSNFFSLCTGCNECIFSCPYAVLFPVTATDSEKSFPHFDPNAKACHLCTDWPCINACPEEALIPYEMSDTTPKFGKAKLLKEFCINEKTGEATCNACFVTCPIEKTVKFKGNLPVFAQSSCTGCGLCVETCPSFPKAIQIKLIKN
- the murA gene encoding UDP-N-acetylglucosamine 1-carboxyvinyltransferase, which produces MSSSYFKIIGKNPLHGTIVPQGNKNEALPLLGALLLWEGDVILENLPEIADVQKLMDVLRHIGVEITSLDTKGSYLFQKKNPVKSDLPYELCSQLRGAVTLAGPILARTGRVFLPKPGGDKIGRRRMDTHLLALEALGAKIEVFPDGYMITADRLFGKDILLDEASVTATENAVMAAVFAEGTTTIRNAASEPHVQGLCRFLLAAGAKIEGVGTNHLTITGVTSLSSPEGCLKHRIGSDYLEVGSFISLAAVTGGEIHITDVNLEDIRMIRMVYSRLGIEVRPTETGILVPSDQKMEIIPDYHGATPKIDDAPWPGFPADMTSVALVTATQCKGTVLIHEKLFESRLFFVDNIIAMGAQIILCDPHRAIVIGANRLYGQRVASPDIRAGMAMIIAALCAEGQSEIHNIVQIDRGFESIDTRLRSLGAQIERISS